A segment of the uncultured Desulfobulbus sp. genome:
TCAGATTAAACAGATAGATAAAGAGAAAGATTTGTTGAGTAAACGAATTGATGTTATCAAGCAGCTCAAACAAGACTCATCTTTAACAGTTCACGTATTGGATGAAGTTGCTTCCTTGACCCCAACTCGTCGAATCTGGCTCAAATCACTTAATCAATCGTTATCTAACCTATCAGTTAACGGGATGGCACTTGATGATCAGACTATTGCACAATATATGGATGATCTGGAGGCTTCTAGCTACATAAAAAACGTGCATCTTGCAAATACGAAGATGGATAGATATGCTGATAGAGATTTAAAATCATTTAGTATATCATGTACTGTTGGTTTTGAAAAAAATTCAGTTTCTACCCCTGACAAAAAGTGATTTAAAAGGTTTTCATCATGGTTGCAGGAGTGAAGAAGTCAAAATTTGATACCTTTATTGATGATAAATATATTCCGTTTGACAAAAGGAATAAGCTTATCATTCTCGCCTTAGTCTTTATTCTTCCTGTATTATTGTGTTACTTTCTAATCTATAGCCCCAATATGAAAGAAAGTAAAAACTTGGAAAAGAAAATTCAGGATACCTCTCTAGAGCTTAAAAGGGTACGAAGGGTAGCTCGCGAGCTCCCCGTGCACCAGGAAGAGCTTAAAAAAACAAAAGAGGCGTTTGAGCTGACAACGGTCTTGCTCCCGAAGAGCCAAGAAATTCCAGATCTTCTAAGGAACATATCCGATCTTGGGAAGCATTCCGGGCTGGATTTTCTTTCCTTTGTTCCTGGAGGGGAGGTTCCTAAAGACTTTTATGCCGAGATTCCAATTGATATCAAAATTCGAGGACCTTACCATAATCTTGGATTATTTCTGGATAGGGTAAGCAAGCTGGAGCGCATTGTTACAGTCAACAATATTAGGACGGAAAATGTTGCCCTTGACGGGAATGAGATTCTTCTGACTTCCTCCTGCCGTCTTCTGACCTATCGATTTACAAACCAGCAGCTCGCGCCACCTAAAAATAATAAGAAAAATAAGAAAAGAAGATAAGCCCCGGTAGAGCAAGTGATTCTCTTGTAGACGGGGATCTCGTAATGAAGAACAGAAGCGAAAAATCGGTGTCTCAAAGGTTATACTCTCCTTGCATGTGATGATCTTTTTTGAGCTAAAGAGTTTTTCAATAAATCATCATTTATCAGGCTATGCGGAACAACTTTATGAATAAATATCTCCTTGTTCTCGCCTGGGGAAGCCTCTGTTTGGCAGGATCAAGCATGGCGGCTGAACTCACGGACACTGAGCGTCTTATAGAAGCTGGCATTCTTGAACGCTCGGACACTTATTCGTATGAGATTGAAGGACGTGCGGATCCATTCAAACCGTTTATAAGCAAGCAGGCGGTGGCTGTTGGTCCTGATCCAAATGAAATTATAGATGATAACACTGGATTATCAGGTATGCAGCTTTTTGAACCCGGGCAGCTAAATCTTGTCGGGGTGATGCTCTCCCCCCAGGGAGAGTTGGCTTTTGTGGAGGATCAGGCAAGAAAAGGGTACGTCATCAAGGTGGGTACTCTTATTGGTAAACGTGGAATTGTTACAGAGATTACACCCGATGCGGTTCTCGTTGAGGAAACTGCTCGAACCAGATCGGGTAAGGAAATTACGTCAACTGTGGCCATGAGATTGAATAAAGAGGGGGACAGGTAACTATGCTTCATCCTTTTTCCAAGACTGTTACAAAGACATTGCGAGGAGTGCTCGGCGCTCTTTTGCTCCTTGTCGCCTGTTTGATTACACCTCATGCAGCGCAAACCGCAGAAGACCTGCATAAGATTCTGTCCTTACAGTCCAAGGTGACCGGAAATGAAACCGAAATTCGGCTGCAAGGTGATAGCCCATTTGTTTCGTCTGTGTACGAGTTGCCTAAACCGGTTCGAGTGGTTGTCGACGTTGCCAACGCAGTTCTGGCAGAGAACTTCATTCTTCCTGGAGATACCCCCTTTCGAGTAGCCACGACTAAGGTGGCTGGAACCAATCCTGTCATTACCCGTTTTGAGATTTATGTTCCAGAATTGGTCTCTTTTGCCTCCCGGCAAGAGGGGAAAGATACGATTCTCACGATAGAGAGCAAAGACTCTCCCCAGGCTGCACAGCAGGCAGACTTTGGTGTTGTTGAGTTGCCAAAGACCACCTTTACAGGTTTGAGTGTTGAGACGGGGAAAGGTGAAACCCGAATTCATCTCGATTTTGATGGGCAGGTTCTTCGTTATCAAAAAGACATCACGCCAAAAAATCCACTGCAGAACCCACAGCTTATTCTTGATATCGATCAGGTTCAGGTCGATGACAAGCTGCTCGCTTCCAAAATGGTTAATACCTCTGTCGAAAAAATAGTTACTGTTAAGCGGGGCTCTGGTCTGCGGGTTAATTTGGTTTCATCTTCGAATACCCTGTTTCCCTACACTATAACCAAGACAGAAAAGGGAATTGAGGTTGTGGTTAAGGAAGCTGAGGGGAAAGACCAGGTATCCACTATTATCGGTCAACATCGCAATATAGAGAGTCAACTTCCAACGATCAATCCCCTTGAGGCAAAACTTTCGCCCCAGGCACGCGAGCAGCAGATGCAAGATGCCTTTAATTTTTCGGGATATAACAAAGAACGAATTTCTGTTGAGTTTCAAAAGATGGATCTGCACAATGTCTTTAATTTTTTGAGGCAGGTCAGTGGCATCAATATTGTGGTCGATGAATCTGTCAATGGGTCTCTGACCCTCGTGCTTGATGATGTCCCATGGGATTTTGCTTTGGATATTATCCTGAACTTGAAGGGGTTGGAAAAAGAAGAACGGTTTAACACTTTAGTTATTTACCCGAAAGGTAAGGGGTTTAAATGGCCGGAACAGGCAGAGAATAATCTGAGTTTTGAAGCGGATTCTGCTGTGATCGAAAAAGAGGCGCTTGTTATTCAACAGCAAGAGCGACAGTCAGAAGAGGTTGTAGAGGCAAAACAGATCATTGCCCGAGGCTTGAAGGCTGAAAAACGCAAGGATTTTGAAACTGCAGTTGGTATCTATGAGCAAGCTCTTGAAAAATGGCGGAAAAATGTGGAGTTAGCTAATAAGATTTCAGCGATTTACCTTGTTCAACTGCAACAAAATGCTAAAGCTATGTATTTTTCCCAACAGGCACTCAAAATTGATCCTAAGAATGAAATCGCTTTGTTGCACGCTGGTATTGCCTGCGCCAATATGCTTGATACTTCAAAGGCTGATCAATACTTTGCACGCAGTGTTCAGGCAAAGAAACCCATGCGCGAATCTTTACTCAATTATGCAGCTTTTAAAGAAGAGCACAACGCATACACTCCAGCGCTCTCTTTGCTGGAGCGTCATGACCTGCTCTACGGGAAAAGTCTCGACTCTATGATCGCAGCAGCAAGGATAAGTGATAAGATGGGAAACACCCGTAAGGCAAACAAGCTCTATCAGGGGATCTTGACCTCGGGTTTTCGCCTGCCACCGGACCTAGCCAAATACATTCAAGGACGAGTTGCACAGCAAGCAAATTAATATTTTTATGCTCTAAAGAACCGGTTGAGGAAACAGTATATGAGAATGAATAAGTTTTTTGGAGTCATCTGTCTCGCCCTGGCGGTGCCTGCTCTCGTTTCTTGTAGCGGCCAAAAGGTTGGAGACGAAAGCGTAGATTCCACCGATACATCGGCCAAAGCATCGCTGGCAGCAGCTCCACCGGTACGACCTGCGCAGTTACCGGTACGTTTTCAATCGCCGAGCTATATTGCAGCCTTGGATACTTCAAGTTCCTCTCTCTTGGGAGAAGAGGGAGAGGAATACCAGATTAGGGTAGGTGCGACTATTCGGTCGACAGGGGGGAATCAACCTCTTTGGCAGGTCATGAAGCGTCTGGCCAATTTGAAAGGCATGACGGTCAGTTGGGCAAGTGATGTTGTAAACAATGTCAACGTTGATGTTGATATTGCCGCTGATGACAAATTTTTTGATGCCATTGGTAACTTACTTCGACAAGTTGATTACTTCTATGAGGTAAAAGGGAAGAATATCATAGTTCGAAATAAGGCAACTAAAGTGTACCAGATAGGCATACCTGCTATGAGTGGAGGTTACTCTACCAATGTGGGGGGGAATTTTCTGGCCAATAAAGATGCAGCATCTGGTGCTGAGGGGACTGTAAAAATTACAAGCCCTGAAAATAATTTCAATGTTTGGGAAAGTATTGAGCTTAACCTTAAGAAAATTTTAGAAATAGCCAAAGAAGAGCAGCAGGAAGTTGCAGCGGCTGTCTCAGCTGCTAATGACGCAACTCAAAATAATGCTGGCATTGATAATAAGAAAACTCAAACAGTAAAAACAAAAGAAGTCAAGACGACAACTGCTAACTATTCAAAAGGTGGCGGTTACTTCGTCATTGATAAAAATGTTGGCTTGATCACTGTAACAGCCAAACCCAGCTTGCTGAAAACCGTTGATGATTACATTGAGAACCTGCGTAATTCCATGTATCAGCAGGTAAATATCGAAGCGAAAATCATTGAAGTCTATCTGCAGGACAACTCTCGGATCGGGCTTAACTGGGATGATCTCCTAGGGGGAAGTACCGCGCTAGGCACCACATTTTCTTTTGGCAATAATGGCCAGGTGTACCCGCATACGAACGATCCCGGAACCTATGCCTCGACCTTTGTCAGTCGTATCACCATGGGCGATTTGGGCTTTGATGTCTTTCTCAATGCGCTCAAACAACAGGGCGATACCCATGTGTTGGCAAATCCCAAAATTACAGTGCTGAATGGTCAACCGGCCCTTATCAGCGTGGGCAAGGATGTGGCGTACATCAAATCTGTGACTCGGGAAAAAGACGGAGACACAGGTGATGTTACCTATACCGCGGAAACCGGTAATGTGGTCCAGGGGATTGCTCTGGGAGTCATGGCCTCTGTACTTGATGATCAACGCGTTATTTTACATCTCACCCCTATTACCACGGATCTTGAAAATCTGGATAGTGACGGCGATATCCCCCTGACTACAATTGGATCGGGAGATACAGCCATGTCTCTTGGACTTCCCAAAGTTAAAGTTCGCGAGATGTCAACCATGGTCGAAGTCCAGAATGGTGAGATGTTAATTATTGGTGGCTTGATTGACAGTACAGAAGGGCAGACGGGAAGTTTTGCCCCGGGCGTTGGCGATATTCCAGTTTTGAAGTATCTCTTTGGGTATGAGGAGAAAACTGTACAGAAACGTGAGCTGGTTATCCTGCTTACCCCAAGAATTATTTGAAATATGTGATAGGTTTTGTCTCACCACAAAATTAATGTGTTGAACTTTGTTCACTGTTGCTCTTGTAATGCGCGACCTTCACAGTGTGATCTATTAGAAACCGTCAATCATTACGCGGACAAATTCAGGAGAAAGAGTATGAAATTCTGGCGCCATTTACTGATTTGCGCATTAGCTGTTACTTTCAGTGGATGTGGAACGACGGTTAATCAGTCGCTGAAGGTATCACCTGCATCTCGCACTCAGATAGGACAGGATAAAACAGCAGTCATCTTGCCCTTTGCCGACTACACCCATGCAAACAATATCGAATTGGCTTTTCGTAGGAATATGTTTGTGAGTGAGAATATTACTGATCAGTTTGTTCGATTAGGTTTCAGCTTACCTGTTCAAGAAGACGTGTTTAAATTTCTTGCTCAGCAAAATATTATTCATGTCACTGCCTATAATCCTCAAAAAACGAAGTCCCTTGAGTATGAAATGGGTAAAGACTGGTCTCCTGCAATGAAAGATACCCTGCAGGAGTATATTGATTATGCCCAGCAGATTGATGTGAGCAGCGAAGAGGGAAATGATGCCTTGACCCATGGTCTTGACGGCCAAGAGATCGTAAAAATTGGTCGTCATTTTTCAGCGGATTACATTGTTCGAGGGAGAATCATTCAATATAATGATCGTTTAGAGGCTTCCGGAGCAAAGTTTTGGAAAACCGGCGTTTTACCATTTTTTGTAGGTGGGACCAAAAACATTCTTGTAGGGAAGGCGTTGCCTCAAAGTTACGATT
Coding sequences within it:
- the pilO gene encoding type 4a pilus biogenesis protein PilO; this translates as MVAGVKKSKFDTFIDDKYIPFDKRNKLIILALVFILPVLLCYFLIYSPNMKESKNLEKKIQDTSLELKRVRRVARELPVHQEELKKTKEAFELTTVLLPKSQEIPDLLRNISDLGKHSGLDFLSFVPGGEVPKDFYAEIPIDIKIRGPYHNLGLFLDRVSKLERIVTVNNIRTENVALDGNEILLTSSCRLLTYRFTNQQLAPPKNNKKNKKRR
- a CDS encoding PilN domain-containing protein, with amino-acid sequence MIHINLLPIREIKRRARAKSQIILSLVSFLGILVLLALVAWYQGTIIAELNNQHTNLQNEKKKYQKIVNQIKQIDKEKDLLSKRIDVIKQLKQDSSLTVHVLDEVASLTPTRRIWLKSLNQSLSNLSVNGMALDDQTIAQYMDDLEASSYIKNVHLANTKMDRYADRDLKSFSISCTVGFEKNSVSTPDKK
- a CDS encoding pilus assembly protein PilP — translated: MNKYLLVLAWGSLCLAGSSMAAELTDTERLIEAGILERSDTYSYEIEGRADPFKPFISKQAVAVGPDPNEIIDDNTGLSGMQLFEPGQLNLVGVMLSPQGELAFVEDQARKGYVIKVGTLIGKRGIVTEITPDAVLVEETARTRSGKEITSTVAMRLNKEGDR
- the mshL gene encoding pilus (MSHA type) biogenesis protein MshL: MRMNKFFGVICLALAVPALVSCSGQKVGDESVDSTDTSAKASLAAAPPVRPAQLPVRFQSPSYIAALDTSSSSLLGEEGEEYQIRVGATIRSTGGNQPLWQVMKRLANLKGMTVSWASDVVNNVNVDVDIAADDKFFDAIGNLLRQVDYFYEVKGKNIIVRNKATKVYQIGIPAMSGGYSTNVGGNFLANKDAASGAEGTVKITSPENNFNVWESIELNLKKILEIAKEEQQEVAAAVSAANDATQNNAGIDNKKTQTVKTKEVKTTTANYSKGGGYFVIDKNVGLITVTAKPSLLKTVDDYIENLRNSMYQQVNIEAKIIEVYLQDNSRIGLNWDDLLGGSTALGTTFSFGNNGQVYPHTNDPGTYASTFVSRITMGDLGFDVFLNALKQQGDTHVLANPKITVLNGQPALISVGKDVAYIKSVTREKDGDTGDVTYTAETGNVVQGIALGVMASVLDDQRVILHLTPITTDLENLDSDGDIPLTTIGSGDTAMSLGLPKVKVREMSTMVEVQNGEMLIIGGLIDSTEGQTGSFAPGVGDIPVLKYLFGYEEKTVQKRELVILLTPRII
- a CDS encoding secretin and TonB N-terminal domain-containing protein, coding for MLHPFSKTVTKTLRGVLGALLLLVACLITPHAAQTAEDLHKILSLQSKVTGNETEIRLQGDSPFVSSVYELPKPVRVVVDVANAVLAENFILPGDTPFRVATTKVAGTNPVITRFEIYVPELVSFASRQEGKDTILTIESKDSPQAAQQADFGVVELPKTTFTGLSVETGKGETRIHLDFDGQVLRYQKDITPKNPLQNPQLILDIDQVQVDDKLLASKMVNTSVEKIVTVKRGSGLRVNLVSSSNTLFPYTITKTEKGIEVVVKEAEGKDQVSTIIGQHRNIESQLPTINPLEAKLSPQAREQQMQDAFNFSGYNKERISVEFQKMDLHNVFNFLRQVSGINIVVDESVNGSLTLVLDDVPWDFALDIILNLKGLEKEERFNTLVIYPKGKGFKWPEQAENNLSFEADSAVIEKEALVIQQQERQSEEVVEAKQIIARGLKAEKRKDFETAVGIYEQALEKWRKNVELANKISAIYLVQLQQNAKAMYFSQQALKIDPKNEIALLHAGIACANMLDTSKADQYFARSVQAKKPMRESLLNYAAFKEEHNAYTPALSLLERHDLLYGKSLDSMIAAARISDKMGNTRKANKLYQGILTSGFRLPPDLAKYIQGRVAQQAN